From a single Labrenzia sp. PHM005 genomic region:
- a CDS encoding enoyl-CoA hydratase/isomerase family protein, whose product MSGLHLIRHGSIAELQLDNPSKLNAFTVEMLEAVEPACAEIERDAAVQAVVVTAADSKAFCAGADILAWSQLEPWEFARNWVRYGHRIFDRLARLSKPSIAALNGHAFGGGLEFAATADIRVMAPQATLALPEAAVGIVPGWSGTQRLIRLMGEPLVKEMALFGRRISADRAHAAGFVAEISDDPKQTAFEIAEALMAKSPCSIEVAKYMIHAAAGEDRGAMIEALGAGMIGPTADRDEGVTAFREKRKPNFPGTRP is encoded by the coding sequence GTGAGCGGACTTCATTTGATACGCCACGGCAGCATTGCCGAATTGCAGTTGGACAATCCCTCCAAGCTGAATGCCTTCACGGTAGAAATGCTGGAAGCGGTTGAACCGGCTTGTGCCGAAATCGAAAGGGATGCTGCCGTTCAGGCTGTTGTTGTGACAGCTGCAGACAGCAAGGCCTTTTGCGCCGGTGCGGACATCCTGGCTTGGTCGCAATTGGAGCCCTGGGAATTTGCACGCAATTGGGTTCGTTATGGCCATCGCATTTTTGATCGATTGGCACGGCTTTCAAAGCCGAGCATCGCTGCGCTGAACGGGCATGCCTTTGGCGGCGGCCTGGAATTTGCGGCCACGGCGGACATTCGGGTGATGGCGCCACAGGCGACCCTCGCTCTCCCGGAAGCTGCTGTCGGGATCGTCCCCGGTTGGTCGGGTACGCAGCGGCTGATCCGCCTGATGGGGGAGCCTCTTGTCAAAGAGATGGCTTTGTTCGGCCGCAGGATCTCCGCTGATCGTGCCCATGCGGCCGGGTTTGTCGCAGAAATCTCTGACGATCCCAAACAAACGGCGTTCGAAATCGCAGAAGCGCTGATGGCCAAGTCGCCCTGCTCGATCGAAGTTGCCAAATACATGATCCATGCGGCCGCTGGCGAAGACCGCGGCGCGATGATTGAAGCGCTGGGCGCGGGCATGATCGGCCCAACCGCCGATCGGGATGAAGGCGTCACAGCCTTTCGCGAAAAACGCAAACCGAATTTTCCTGGAACGAGACCATGA
- a CDS encoding carbohydrate ABC transporter permease translates to MSISETASPRGSVVDRLRDALPKLVLSPTVAIVAIFVYGFIFFTLYLSFTDSRILPSFGWVGWQNFENLFKIRAWDIAVSNLVVFGFLYITICCALGLLLAILLDQRIRAEGFIRTIYLYPMALSFIVTGIAWKWFLDPGIGIEAVVRGWGWETFTFNWIKDREMAIYTIVIAAVWQTSGFVMAMFLAGLRGIDSEMMKAAQIDGASTFALYRRIVIPQLRPAFMSAFVVLAHMAIKSYDLVIALTGGGPGTATELPATFMYSYTFTRNQMGIGAASAVIMLMTIAAIIVPYLWSELREKK, encoded by the coding sequence ATGTCTATCTCTGAAACGGCGAGCCCGCGCGGTTCTGTTGTTGACAGATTGCGTGATGCCTTGCCCAAACTCGTGTTGAGTCCGACGGTCGCCATTGTCGCGATCTTCGTCTACGGCTTTATCTTCTTCACGCTGTATCTGTCCTTTACCGACAGCCGCATCCTGCCCTCCTTCGGATGGGTTGGCTGGCAGAACTTTGAAAACCTGTTCAAGATCCGCGCGTGGGACATTGCCGTTTCCAACTTGGTGGTCTTCGGCTTTCTCTACATAACCATCTGCTGCGCGCTCGGCCTGCTCCTGGCGATCCTTTTGGACCAGCGGATCCGGGCCGAAGGTTTTATCCGCACAATCTACCTCTATCCGATGGCGCTCAGCTTTATCGTCACCGGGATCGCCTGGAAGTGGTTTCTGGATCCGGGCATCGGCATTGAAGCGGTGGTTCGCGGCTGGGGCTGGGAAACCTTTACCTTCAACTGGATCAAAGACCGGGAGATGGCGATCTACACCATCGTCATTGCTGCGGTCTGGCAGACGTCCGGGTTCGTTATGGCCATGTTTTTGGCCGGTTTGCGCGGGATCGACAGCGAGATGATGAAGGCAGCGCAGATCGATGGCGCATCCACCTTCGCGCTCTACCGCCGGATTGTCATTCCGCAGCTGCGCCCGGCCTTCATGTCCGCCTTTGTTGTACTCGCACATATGGCGATCAAGTCCTACGACTTGGTCATCGCCCTGACCGGTGGCGGCCCTGGAACAGCAACCGAATTGCCTGCGACCTTCATGTATTCCTATACGTTCACCCGAAATCAGATGGGGATTGGTGCCGCTTCGGCCGTGATCATGCTGATGACCATTGCCGCGATCATTGTGCCGTATCTGTGGTCCGAACTGAGGGAGAAAAAGTGA
- a CDS encoding acyl CoA:acetate/3-ketoacid CoA transferase: MTSKIVSMEDAAARIKDGAVVTVSSSSGLGCPDKVLEAIGDRFDKEGHPRNLTTLHPIAAGDMYGIKGIDHIAKDGLLSTIIAGSYPSGPSSMPMPDIWKMLVENRVAAYNVPSGILFDMHRDVAARRPGVMTKVGLETFVDPVLQGCAMNEVAAEKPIVSRIDLGGETWLHFPNIIPDVAIIRATTADERGNLTYEHEGAYLGGLEQAIAVRNHGGLVIAQVKRITASGSLRPHDVRVPGHLVDLIVVDPGQRQTTETDYDPAISGEIMRPWDSFSLADHSVEKIVARRAAMELSAGQTANLGFGVSAMVPRVLLEAGQEQAVTWAIEQGATGGMPLTGFAFGCASNADAYMPSPQQFTYFQGGGFDVSFLSFLEIDLEGNVNVSKLGKKPYLTAGCGGFVDITANAKKIVFSGLFEAGAGLELTDEALRVKAPGKFTKMVDNVEHVTFSGRRARELGQEVLYVTERCVIKLTETGLMATEIMPGVDAQRDIVDASKGRVRLANTLTEMPVALLKKEAMELQL; the protein is encoded by the coding sequence ATGACCTCCAAGATCGTTTCCATGGAAGATGCTGCCGCCCGAATAAAGGATGGCGCGGTTGTCACCGTTTCTTCTTCCTCCGGCCTCGGATGCCCGGACAAGGTGCTGGAAGCCATTGGCGACCGGTTCGACAAAGAAGGGCATCCGAGGAACCTGACCACGCTGCATCCGATCGCAGCGGGCGATATGTACGGCATCAAAGGCATCGACCACATCGCCAAGGATGGTCTGCTTTCGACCATCATCGCCGGATCCTATCCCTCCGGTCCGTCTTCGATGCCGATGCCGGATATTTGGAAGATGCTCGTTGAAAACCGTGTTGCGGCCTACAACGTCCCTTCCGGCATCCTGTTCGACATGCACCGAGATGTGGCCGCCCGCCGTCCGGGTGTGATGACCAAAGTGGGTCTGGAGACCTTTGTTGATCCGGTTCTCCAGGGCTGCGCCATGAACGAGGTTGCAGCTGAAAAACCGATTGTCTCCAGGATCGACCTTGGCGGAGAAACCTGGCTGCATTTCCCGAACATCATTCCGGATGTGGCCATTATCCGGGCAACCACGGCGGATGAACGCGGAAATCTTACTTACGAGCATGAAGGCGCCTATTTGGGCGGTCTGGAACAGGCGATTGCAGTTCGCAACCACGGCGGTCTGGTGATTGCCCAGGTCAAACGGATCACGGCTTCCGGTTCGCTTCGGCCGCACGATGTCCGGGTCCCGGGGCACCTGGTTGATCTGATCGTTGTTGATCCTGGCCAGCGGCAGACCACGGAAACCGACTATGATCCGGCCATCTCAGGCGAAATCATGCGGCCGTGGGATAGTTTTTCGCTTGCCGACCACAGCGTTGAGAAAATTGTCGCGCGCCGCGCGGCCATGGAACTGAGTGCTGGCCAGACAGCCAATCTCGGCTTTGGTGTGTCGGCGATGGTGCCACGGGTCCTTCTGGAAGCCGGGCAGGAACAGGCCGTCACCTGGGCCATTGAGCAGGGTGCGACCGGTGGCATGCCGCTGACCGGTTTTGCCTTCGGTTGTGCATCCAACGCCGATGCCTATATGCCGTCGCCTCAGCAGTTTACCTATTTCCAGGGCGGAGGTTTTGACGTCTCGTTCCTGTCCTTCCTGGAGATTGATCTTGAAGGCAACGTCAACGTTTCCAAACTCGGCAAGAAACCCTATCTGACAGCAGGCTGCGGCGGGTTTGTCGACATTACAGCCAATGCCAAAAAGATCGTCTTTTCCGGCCTCTTTGAGGCGGGTGCTGGTCTTGAGCTGACCGATGAAGCCTTGCGGGTGAAGGCGCCTGGCAAGTTCACTAAGATGGTCGACAATGTCGAGCACGTGACGTTTTCCGGCCGCCGCGCACGGGAGCTCGGTCAGGAGGTGCTCTACGTTACCGAACGCTGTGTGATCAAACTGACCGAAACCGGCCTGATGGCAACGGAAATCATGCCGGGAGTTGATGCGCAGCGCGACATCGTTGATGCTTCCAAAGGCCGGGTTCGGCTGGCAAACACCTTGACCGAAATGCCGGTAGCGCTCCTTAAAAAAGAAGCCATGGAGTTGCAGCTGTGA
- a CDS encoding Gfo/Idh/MocA family protein has protein sequence MRWGLIGASRIASSYVIDAIRAQAGSEIQSVLSSDEARGQAYAQDHQIPDSYTDLDALLADDSVDAVYISTTNEKHHPQAMAAIAAGKHVLCEKPLAMTLGEAVEMVRAAADKDVTFATNHHLRNAGSHLAIRDLIASGRIGKVLSARVFHAVNLPEHLRGWRINDASAGGGVIPDITVHDADTVRFHLAEDPVDVVAKAGVSGMGEGVEDSVMSVWSMPSGVMVQSHESFTHGYAGTGVEFHGTEGSIFARNVMTQEPVGEIRLVDASGESQVPYETHNLYHRAIGLFAGAAAGKGAPSADGVDGVKSLAVALAVREAARSGQATHVDYGGL, from the coding sequence ATGCGTTGGGGACTGATAGGCGCGAGCCGGATTGCGTCCAGTTATGTCATTGACGCCATCCGGGCGCAGGCGGGATCGGAAATCCAATCCGTTCTGAGCTCCGATGAGGCGCGTGGCCAAGCCTACGCGCAGGATCACCAGATCCCGGACAGCTATACTGATCTGGATGCCCTGCTCGCCGATGACAGCGTCGACGCGGTTTACATCTCGACCACAAATGAAAAACACCACCCGCAGGCCATGGCAGCGATTGCCGCCGGTAAACATGTCCTGTGCGAAAAACCGCTCGCGATGACCTTAGGCGAAGCTGTTGAGATGGTGAGGGCTGCGGCGGACAAAGACGTGACCTTTGCGACCAATCACCATCTTCGCAATGCCGGTTCCCACCTTGCCATTCGCGATCTGATTGCCTCAGGCCGGATCGGCAAGGTTTTGAGCGCCCGGGTGTTTCATGCAGTCAATCTGCCGGAGCACCTACGCGGTTGGCGGATCAATGATGCCTCTGCTGGCGGTGGCGTTATTCCGGATATCACGGTTCACGATGCTGATACTGTTCGGTTTCATCTGGCTGAAGACCCGGTCGATGTGGTTGCCAAGGCTGGCGTATCCGGCATGGGTGAGGGTGTTGAAGACAGTGTCATGTCGGTCTGGTCCATGCCATCTGGCGTGATGGTTCAGTCCCACGAGAGTTTTACCCATGGATACGCCGGTACCGGGGTCGAATTCCACGGAACCGAAGGGTCGATCTTTGCACGCAATGTCATGACCCAGGAGCCTGTCGGCGAGATTCGGCTGGTCGATGCGTCAGGAGAAAGCCAAGTCCCTTACGAGACGCACAATCTCTATCACCGCGCGATAGGCCTTTTTGCCGGAGCTGCTGCGGGCAAAGGTGCACCGTCAGCGGATGGTGTTGATGGCGTGAAGTCTTTGGCGGTTGCGCTCGCCGTACGCGAGGCGGCCCGTTCGGGCCAGGCAACGCACGTCGACTATGGAGGGCTTTGA
- a CDS encoding LacI family transcriptional regulator, with protein MSRKTLDTAEDNAIDRPGRPTLRTVAAEAGFAVTTVSRALANDPQIAEGTRKRVADVARKQGYVPNRAAQRLRTGQTKVISLLLNPKHEFLSFTSEFLTGMSEGLSGTGYAINITADSLNDDRLEQIRHIRKHSLADAIVFTRTECFDERVRYLLEHDFPFATHGRTDFTTPHPFVDFDNEMFVHMAIERLTQKDRRHVCIIMPNERYTFGQHLRFGARQAAIAHGIELTIPGDVDLDSDPDEIAAKLRELHTGPNPPDGYVCVGEVNTLVTLAYLHDMGLTPGTDIDVVAKWASPISKHFRPRIETIREDLRATGRAMAKVLLARISGAPMSEMQILLKPEGQFSISD; from the coding sequence ATGTCTCGAAAGACTTTGGACACAGCAGAAGACAACGCGATCGACAGACCGGGGCGCCCGACTTTGCGGACCGTGGCCGCTGAGGCCGGTTTTGCGGTTACAACAGTGTCGCGTGCTCTGGCTAACGATCCGCAGATTGCGGAAGGTACGCGTAAGCGCGTTGCGGATGTTGCCCGTAAACAAGGCTATGTTCCCAACAGGGCTGCCCAAAGGTTGCGTACCGGTCAGACCAAGGTGATCAGCCTTCTGCTCAACCCGAAACATGAGTTTCTCAGCTTCACATCCGAGTTTCTCACCGGCATGAGTGAAGGGCTTTCGGGAACCGGTTATGCGATCAACATCACCGCCGACAGCCTGAACGACGACCGCCTCGAACAGATCCGGCACATCCGCAAACACTCGCTCGCCGATGCCATCGTCTTCACCCGGACCGAATGTTTCGATGAGCGGGTTCGTTACCTGCTCGAGCACGACTTTCCGTTTGCGACCCACGGACGGACGGACTTCACCACGCCGCATCCCTTTGTCGACTTCGACAACGAGATGTTCGTTCACATGGCCATTGAGCGCCTCACCCAAAAGGACCGGCGGCATGTCTGCATTATCATGCCGAATGAACGGTACACCTTTGGTCAGCACCTGCGTTTTGGCGCCCGCCAGGCGGCGATTGCGCACGGGATCGAGTTGACTATTCCGGGCGATGTCGACCTGGACAGTGATCCGGATGAAATTGCTGCGAAACTTCGAGAGCTTCACACCGGACCCAATCCGCCGGACGGCTATGTGTGTGTTGGTGAAGTCAACACTCTGGTGACTCTTGCCTATCTGCACGACATGGGATTGACGCCGGGCACGGACATTGACGTTGTTGCCAAATGGGCGTCGCCGATTTCCAAGCACTTCCGCCCGCGGATCGAGACCATTCGTGAAGACCTGCGCGCCACGGGCAGGGCCATGGCCAAAGTTCTTCTGGCCAGGATTTCCGGCGCCCCGATGTCCGAGATGCAAATTCTCCTGAAACCCGAAGGGCAGTTCTCGATTTCGGACTAA
- a CDS encoding ABC transporter substrate-binding protein, with protein sequence MSLKSLKLGVAALAMSTSLAAASEVEVLHWWTSGGEAAALNVLKQDLEGQGIGWQDMPVAGGGGTQAMTVLRARVTSGNPPTAVQMLGFDILDWAKEGALADLNIQAGLEGWDDVVPEALQAFAKHDGKWVSAPVNVHSTNWVWANKAVLDELGIAVPTTWDEFVAALEKVKAAGKTPIAHGGQAWQDATVFDAVAMSTGGPDFYKAAFIDLDEDALGSDTMKEAFDRMAVIRSHVDDNFSGRDWNLATAMVINGDAAFQMMGDWAKGEFLNADKVPDQDFLCFRFPGTQDQVTFNADQFAMFSQGSEVGKEQAALATAILSPTFQSAFNVVKGSVPARTDVSDEAFDACGKKGMADLKKAAGSGNLYGSMAHGHANPASVKNAMYDVITAHFNGEYDSATAVDELVTAVQINK encoded by the coding sequence ATGTCATTGAAGTCTTTGAAGCTGGGCGTCGCAGCCCTGGCGATGAGCACGAGCCTGGCGGCTGCCAGCGAGGTGGAGGTCTTGCACTGGTGGACATCCGGTGGTGAGGCGGCAGCATTGAACGTGCTGAAGCAAGACCTTGAAGGTCAAGGCATCGGCTGGCAGGACATGCCGGTGGCCGGTGGCGGCGGTACCCAAGCCATGACCGTGCTGCGTGCCCGTGTTACCTCAGGTAACCCACCGACCGCGGTGCAGATGCTTGGGTTCGATATTCTCGACTGGGCGAAAGAGGGCGCTCTGGCGGATCTGAACATTCAGGCTGGCCTGGAAGGCTGGGACGATGTGGTGCCGGAAGCGCTGCAGGCATTCGCAAAGCATGACGGCAAGTGGGTCTCTGCACCGGTGAATGTGCACTCCACCAACTGGGTCTGGGCGAACAAGGCAGTTCTGGATGAGCTCGGCATTGCCGTACCGACGACTTGGGATGAGTTCGTGGCTGCACTGGAAAAAGTGAAGGCCGCAGGTAAGACCCCGATCGCACATGGTGGTCAGGCTTGGCAGGACGCCACTGTTTTTGACGCCGTTGCCATGTCAACCGGCGGGCCGGACTTCTATAAGGCTGCCTTCATCGATCTTGATGAAGACGCGCTCGGCTCCGACACGATGAAGGAAGCCTTCGATCGTATGGCTGTCATCCGCTCCCATGTGGACGACAATTTCTCCGGCCGTGACTGGAACCTGGCAACGGCTATGGTCATCAACGGCGATGCCGCTTTCCAGATGATGGGGGACTGGGCGAAGGGCGAATTCCTGAATGCTGACAAGGTTCCGGATCAGGACTTCCTGTGCTTCCGTTTCCCGGGCACACAGGACCAGGTGACCTTCAATGCCGACCAGTTCGCAATGTTCTCGCAGGGCTCTGAAGTCGGCAAGGAGCAGGCCGCGCTGGCGACCGCGATCCTGTCACCAACATTCCAGTCCGCGTTCAACGTGGTCAAAGGTTCTGTGCCGGCACGTACGGATGTGTCCGACGAAGCATTCGATGCGTGTGGCAAAAAGGGTATGGCTGATCTGAAGAAGGCTGCAGGAAGCGGCAACCTCTATGGCTCCATGGCACATGGTCATGCCAATCCGGCATCGGTCAAAAACGCCATGTATGATGTCATTACCGCGCACTTCAACGGAGAATACGACAGCGCGACTGCTGTCGATGAGCTGGTGACGGCTGTTCAGATCAACAAGTAA
- a CDS encoding ABC transporter ATP-binding protein, producing the protein MGFLDIKQATKSYGAVQVLQETDISIEEGEFLVLVGPSGCGKSTLLNMIAGLEDITTGEIAIRDRSMNGVKPADRNIAMVFQSYALYPNMTVKGNISFGMEMHGIEKPEREKRISQVADLLQISHLLDRKPGQLSGGQRQRVAMGRALVREPDVFLFDEPLSNLDAKLRVDMRTEIKKLHQKLGTTIVYVTHDQIEALTLSTRIAVMFGGYVQQLGTPKEIYDDPANMFVAGFMGSPSMNLFPAKVVSADGKPAAEIALANGKTAALPFANDTLASSIGRDIVLGLRPEAITDKDGADRNSKAVHLVEAPVEVTEPAGSDTFVVTQIGGKDVTGRFRADVSVSAGESFPFAFNMDKAVAFDPQTEDRIR; encoded by the coding sequence ATGGGCTTTCTCGACATCAAACAGGCGACCAAGTCCTATGGTGCCGTTCAGGTTCTGCAAGAGACGGACATCTCCATTGAAGAAGGCGAGTTCCTGGTGCTGGTCGGCCCGTCCGGCTGTGGCAAGTCCACGCTTCTCAACATGATCGCCGGCCTCGAAGATATCACCACCGGTGAGATCGCAATCCGCGACCGCAGTATGAATGGGGTCAAGCCGGCCGACCGGAACATCGCCATGGTGTTCCAGTCCTACGCGCTTTATCCGAACATGACTGTCAAAGGGAACATCTCCTTCGGCATGGAAATGCACGGCATTGAAAAGCCTGAGCGGGAAAAACGGATCTCGCAAGTTGCAGATCTCCTTCAGATCAGCCATTTGCTCGACCGCAAACCAGGCCAATTGTCTGGCGGTCAGCGGCAGCGTGTTGCCATGGGCCGGGCTCTGGTCCGGGAGCCGGATGTGTTCCTATTTGATGAGCCGTTGTCGAACCTCGATGCCAAATTGCGCGTCGACATGCGGACGGAAATCAAGAAGCTGCACCAAAAGCTCGGCACAACGATTGTCTACGTGACCCATGACCAGATCGAGGCGCTGACGCTGTCGACACGGATCGCGGTCATGTTCGGCGGGTATGTCCAGCAGCTCGGCACACCCAAGGAGATCTATGATGATCCGGCGAACATGTTCGTCGCCGGGTTCATGGGATCCCCGTCCATGAACCTGTTCCCGGCCAAGGTTGTGTCGGCCGATGGCAAACCGGCAGCGGAGATTGCGCTCGCCAATGGCAAGACGGCGGCGCTTCCTTTTGCCAACGACACTTTGGCGTCAAGTATTGGCCGCGACATTGTGCTTGGTCTTCGCCCCGAGGCGATCACAGACAAGGATGGCGCCGACCGTAATTCTAAGGCCGTTCACCTGGTTGAAGCACCTGTCGAGGTCACCGAACCTGCCGGATCTGACACGTTTGTTGTCACGCAGATCGGCGGCAAAGATGTCACCGGTCGTTTCCGGGCTGATGTCTCCGTTAGTGCGGGAGAAAGCTTCCCCTTTGCCTTCAACATGGACAAGGCGGTTGCGTTCGATCCGCAAACGGAAGACCGAATCCGATAA
- a CDS encoding carbohydrate ABC transporter permease — translation MASATKSSSLNLGRIVLYALLVLFCLYYLLPLYVMVVNSLKPLSEITAGGMMALPGEWTIAPWSSAWSSAQVGVEATGLRPYFLNSIIMVVPAVALSTLVGALNGYVLTKWAFRGSTVLFGLLLFGCFIPFQMVLIPMARMLGLMGLAGSVPGLIFVHFVYGIGFSTLYFRNYYAAFPTELVRAAQIDGAGFFRIFWRILLPSSGPIAVVCIIWQFTNIWNDFLFGASFSDFDSQPMTVALNNLVQSSTGVKEYNVHFAGAIMAALPTLFVYIVAGRYFVRGLMAGSVKG, via the coding sequence ATGGCGAGCGCGACCAAATCCTCTTCTCTCAACCTGGGCCGCATTGTCCTATATGCGCTGCTGGTCCTGTTCTGTCTCTATTACCTGCTGCCGCTCTATGTGATGGTGGTGAACTCGCTGAAACCGCTGTCTGAAATCACGGCCGGCGGCATGATGGCGCTGCCTGGTGAGTGGACAATTGCTCCGTGGTCGAGTGCCTGGTCGAGTGCCCAGGTGGGTGTCGAAGCAACGGGTCTGCGGCCCTACTTCCTCAATTCCATCATCATGGTCGTCCCGGCCGTCGCTCTGTCGACCTTGGTTGGGGCATTGAATGGGTATGTTCTGACCAAGTGGGCGTTTCGCGGGTCGACCGTTTTGTTCGGCTTGCTGCTGTTCGGCTGCTTCATCCCGTTCCAAATGGTGCTGATCCCGATGGCGCGCATGCTGGGCCTGATGGGTCTCGCCGGATCCGTGCCCGGATTGATCTTCGTTCACTTCGTTTACGGTATCGGCTTCTCAACGCTTTATTTCCGCAACTACTATGCGGCCTTCCCGACGGAACTCGTCCGTGCCGCCCAAATCGACGGAGCCGGTTTCTTCCGGATCTTCTGGCGCATTCTGCTGCCGTCCTCCGGACCGATCGCTGTGGTCTGCATCATCTGGCAGTTCACCAACATCTGGAACGACTTCCTGTTCGGGGCTTCCTTCTCGGATTTCGACAGTCAGCCGATGACGGTCGCACTCAACAACCTGGTGCAATCCTCGACTGGGGTGAAGGAATACAACGTTCACTTTGCGGGCGCGATCATGGCCGCCCTGCCAACGCTCTTTGTGTACATCGTCGCCGGTCGCTACTTCGTCCGCGGCCTGATGGCTGGCTCAGTAAAAGGATAA
- a CDS encoding aldehyde dehydrogenase family protein — MSELNVVAISNAKLPDDPFVARHLIDGAWKDSAEGETFERVSPSHGTVVTRAAQGNGADVDAAISAARKAYDAGAWRATTGKDRATLLLKVADLIDRERDRIALLETLESGKPISQARAEIEGAADIWRFAASLARTIHGESHNTLGNDFLGVVLKEPVGVVSIITPWNFPFLIVSQKLPFALAAGCTAVIKPSEMTPATTVILGELLIEAGCPAGVVNIVLGYGDPVGIAMTTDKRVDMVTFTGSTAVGKGIVKAASETLKKVSLELGGKNPQVLFPDADLDSAIDAIVFGVYFNAGECCNSGSRIIVHEDIAEEVVSRTVALSRDVPFGDPLDPSTKVGAIITPDHQKKIDTYVQQAANHGGDIRLGGAALDVPGLKGQFYQPTVISNVTGEMPIARDEVFGPVLSVLTFKTLDEAIALVNDADYGLSAGVWSENVHTCLEFARRAQAGTVWTNTWMDGFAELPFGGLKESGQGRELGKYGLDEFLEAKTVTMRIGKTRSPWVA; from the coding sequence ATGAGTGAATTGAACGTCGTTGCCATTTCAAATGCAAAGCTCCCAGACGACCCTTTTGTCGCTCGTCACCTGATCGACGGGGCGTGGAAAGACAGCGCTGAAGGCGAAACTTTCGAACGGGTATCTCCCTCCCATGGTACGGTGGTGACCCGGGCGGCACAAGGAAACGGTGCAGATGTGGATGCGGCCATTTCCGCAGCGCGCAAGGCATATGATGCGGGAGCTTGGCGAGCCACCACCGGCAAGGACCGGGCAACTTTGTTGCTGAAAGTCGCAGATCTGATTGATCGTGAACGGGATCGGATTGCGTTGCTGGAGACCCTGGAGTCCGGCAAACCGATCAGCCAGGCCCGTGCCGAAATCGAAGGCGCTGCGGATATATGGCGTTTTGCGGCCTCATTGGCCCGAACCATCCACGGGGAAAGCCATAACACTCTGGGCAACGATTTTCTTGGGGTGGTTCTGAAAGAACCGGTTGGCGTGGTGTCGATCATCACCCCCTGGAATTTTCCATTCCTGATCGTTTCCCAGAAACTTCCCTTTGCGCTTGCTGCCGGCTGCACCGCCGTGATCAAACCCTCCGAAATGACCCCGGCTACCACCGTCATTCTCGGCGAATTGCTGATCGAAGCTGGTTGTCCGGCCGGTGTGGTCAACATTGTGCTGGGATATGGCGATCCGGTCGGGATCGCTATGACCACCGACAAGCGGGTCGACATGGTGACCTTCACCGGGTCGACCGCGGTCGGCAAGGGGATCGTCAAGGCCGCGTCCGAAACATTGAAGAAGGTTTCGCTTGAGCTCGGCGGAAAAAATCCGCAGGTCCTCTTCCCGGATGCGGATCTGGATAGCGCGATCGATGCGATTGTGTTCGGCGTCTATTTTAACGCGGGCGAATGCTGCAATTCCGGCTCCAGAATAATTGTGCACGAGGATATTGCTGAAGAAGTTGTTTCGCGGACAGTTGCCTTGTCTCGGGACGTGCCCTTTGGCGATCCACTGGACCCATCGACCAAAGTCGGGGCGATCATAACGCCGGACCATCAAAAGAAAATCGACACCTATGTGCAGCAGGCCGCCAATCATGGTGGAGACATCCGGCTCGGCGGCGCGGCCCTGGATGTTCCTGGGTTGAAAGGCCAATTTTACCAGCCAACGGTGATTTCCAACGTGACGGGAGAGATGCCGATTGCCCGCGACGAGGTGTTCGGGCCGGTGCTTTCAGTCCTGACCTTCAAGACGCTGGATGAAGCTATCGCACTCGTAAACGATGCAGACTATGGCCTCTCCGCCGGGGTTTGGAGCGAAAACGTCCACACCTGTTTGGAGTTTGCGCGCCGGGCGCAGGCCGGCACTGTTTGGACGAACACCTGGATGGATGGTTTTGCCGAACTGCCGTTCGGCGGCTTGAAAGAGAGCGGCCAAGGCCGGGAGCTTGGAAAATACGGTCTGGACGAGTTCTTGGAAGCCAAAACCGTGACCATGCGGATCGGCAAAACCCGATCGCCTTGGGTGGCGTGA